CTGCGCTGTTGATGGGAATCGTCGTGCTCGCGCTGGTGGTGCCCGTAGGTGTTTTCCTTGGCTTGGTGGCTGGGTATTTGCGTGGGAGCTTTCTGGACGCCGTGATCATGCGCACGACGGACGTCTTTTTGTCTGTGCCGCCACTGGTGCTGGCTTTGGCCATGACCTCGTTGCTGGCGCCGACCCTGCTCAACGCGATGATCGCGGTATCGTTGATGTGGTGGCCCTGGTACACGCGTCTGGTTTACGGTATGGCATCGTCTCTACGGAACGAGTTTTTCGTCCAGGCTGCGGAACTCACCGGCGCGGGCAGGGCCCACATCCTGTTTCGGGAGTTGCTCCCGAACTGCGTATCGCCCATCTTGACAAAGATGACGCTCGACATGGGCTGGGTGATCCTGATCGGGGCGGCCTTGAGCTTCGTAGGACTGGGGGAGCAGCCGCCCCGGCCGGCGCTGGGGACGATGGTGAGCGAAGGCGCCCGGTACCTGCCGGACCTGTGGTGGCTGAGCCTCTTTCCCGGGCTTGCGATCATGGTCGTCGTGCTGGGCTTCAACCTGTTGGGTGACGGCATCCGCGATTGGCTCGCGCGGGAGGAGGTCTGAGTGGCTGCCCCACTGCTGGCGATCCGCGACCTGCACGTAGCTTTCGAGGTCTACGGAGGTGCACTGCGGGTCGT
The Armatimonadota bacterium DNA segment above includes these coding regions:
- a CDS encoding ABC transporter permease; protein product: MSTTSVASKSFVAQRADALGRGWYRFSRNVLSVAGLAIVTSIIFAAIFAPYVAPYPHHAAAYVDFSSASQPPSWQHPFGTDRVGRDVLSRVVFGYRSALLMGIVVLALVVPVGVFLGLVAGYLRGSFLDAVIMRTTDVFLSVPPLVLALAMTSLLAPTLLNAMIAVSLMWWPWYTRLVYGMASSLRNEFFVQAAELTGAGRAHILFRELLPNCVSPILTKMTLDMGWVILIGAALSFVGLGEQPPRPALGTMVSEGARYLPDLWWLSLFPGLAIMVVVLGFNLLGDGIRDWLAREEV